The following DNA comes from Polynucleobacter sp. MG-6-Vaara-E2.
GCTAAATACTTTCCTGGCTTTTGCGGAATCGAAGTGAAAGCATCTTCCGAGTAGGGAATTCCAGATTCATTGAAGGCTTGCACAACATCCTGCCCAACCTCGAAAGCCAAAGGACCAATTGCAGGGCCTAGCCAGGCCACTACTTCACTTGCGTCATCCTCATCTGCCGATAGGCTACGCATAGTTTTGACCGTATTCTCTAGCACTCCAGCACATAGACCCCGCCAGCCAGCATGGGCTGCACCAATAACTGTTCCGCTCTGATTGGAAAACAGAACTGGTAAACAATCAGCCGTCATGATGGAAAGTACTTCACCAGGAATATTGCTCACAATGGCATCAGCTTCGCTACACCGTTCAGATGGCGTGCTTACTCTAGTCCCATGCACCTGAGTTAACCACAGAGGCTCTCCTGGAAGATAGCTTCTTAATAGCTCTCTATTTTTAGAAACATTCCCAGGTAAGTCCCCAACATGATTTCCTAGGTTTAGAGAATCATAGGGAGCGCCGCTGATACCCCCAACTCTAGTAGTCACCAAAGTTTGAATGG
Coding sequences within:
- the pgeF gene encoding peptidoglycan editing factor PgeF, with translation MTNLQASFIKPNWNAPASIQTLVTTRVGGISGAPYDSLNLGNHVGDLPGNVSKNRELLRSYLPGEPLWLTQVHGTRVSTPSERCSEADAIVSNIPGEVLSIMTADCLPVLFSNQSGTVIGAAHAGWRGLCAGVLENTVKTMRSLSADEDDASEVVAWLGPAIGPLAFEVGQDVVQAFNESGIPYSEDAFTSIPQKPGKYLANIYSLARSRLQSIGVHQIDGGDFCAVTQANQFFSYRRDGVTGRFASLIWIDPSQ